One window of the Desulfobaccales bacterium genome contains the following:
- a CDS encoding NAD(P)H-dependent oxidoreductase, which produces MAQILYLKASPRVGRSHSVAVADAFLAAYQEVHPQASIQTLDLFQADLPPFDGLLVNAKYNILHGQPHPPEEAAAWRRVEEIIGQFTAADKYVLATPMWNFSIPYRLKQYLDIIVQPTYTFTYSPGTGYQGLVTGRPIMIICARGGAYPEGTAAAAYDLQTAYLRLILQFIGFSDLRWLMIEPTLEQGPEVAKEKRRQAMEKARELAREF; this is translated from the coding sequence AGCCTCGCCTCGGGTGGGGCGGTCCCATTCCGTAGCTGTGGCCGACGCCTTCCTGGCGGCTTATCAGGAAGTGCATCCCCAGGCCAGCATTCAGACTTTGGATCTCTTTCAGGCTGACCTGCCGCCCTTTGACGGCCTTCTGGTGAACGCCAAATACAATATCCTCCACGGTCAGCCGCACCCTCCCGAGGAGGCCGCGGCCTGGCGCCGGGTGGAGGAGATCATCGGCCAATTTACCGCGGCGGACAAGTATGTGCTGGCCACCCCCATGTGGAATTTCAGCATTCCCTACCGCCTGAAGCAGTATCTGGACATCATTGTGCAGCCCACCTACACCTTCACCTACTCCCCGGGGACGGGTTATCAGGGCTTGGTCACCGGCCGGCCCATCATGATCATATGCGCCCGGGGCGGGGCTTACCCTGAGGGCACTGCCGCAGCCGCCTATGACTTGCAGACCGCCTATCTCAGGCTTATTTTGCAGTTCATCGGGTTTAGCGACCTGCGCTGGCTGATGATTGAGCCCACCTTGGAGCAGGGCCCGGAGGTGGCAAAGGAGAAGCGGCGCCAGGCCATGGAAAAAGCCCGGGAGCTGGCCCGGGAGTTTTGA